The Mycolicibacterium flavescens genome has a segment encoding these proteins:
- the parB_1 gene encoding putative transcriptional regulator yields MSRGGVKSFAALAETIGDKSSVDGASVASIIPRAGQSRSVPLRELVGNPHNPRDSLGNLDELASIVQHQLQPVVVVTKRAYQALYPDTPIDARWVVILGNRRLAAAHQFGRPELDIVIKDELAADRATLLTAVIAENVDRSGFDVIEEARAVESLVGEYGSADAAADHLHKSKTWVSQRRALLKLAPELQEATRRGELPIREARDLARIPWEEQRASWDRAQSDTNAETETDQVGQDGAAGEKESRGQGDRPGAPQTHSRSVSRALKRFDVDPSALAIALHGQLGDAGARTLATQLRKLVKQ; encoded by the coding sequence ATGAGCCGCGGAGGTGTCAAGAGCTTCGCGGCGCTAGCCGAAACTATCGGCGACAAATCGTCGGTTGACGGGGCATCAGTCGCGTCCATCATTCCCCGAGCCGGCCAGTCGCGGTCAGTGCCGCTGCGCGAGCTTGTCGGTAATCCCCATAATCCGCGCGACTCCCTCGGCAACCTTGATGAGCTGGCTTCGATTGTCCAGCATCAGCTGCAACCAGTCGTAGTCGTCACGAAACGCGCCTATCAAGCGTTGTATCCCGATACGCCGATCGACGCGCGCTGGGTTGTGATTCTCGGCAACCGGCGGTTGGCAGCGGCGCACCAGTTCGGCCGGCCCGAGCTCGATATCGTGATCAAGGACGAACTCGCTGCCGACAGAGCAACTCTTCTCACCGCTGTGATCGCCGAGAACGTCGACAGGTCAGGCTTCGACGTGATCGAAGAAGCTCGTGCAGTCGAGAGCCTGGTGGGGGAGTATGGCAGTGCTGACGCGGCGGCTGACCACCTACACAAGAGCAAAACCTGGGTGTCCCAACGTCGTGCACTCCTCAAGCTGGCGCCCGAGCTTCAGGAAGCTACTCGGCGCGGCGAACTTCCGATCCGCGAGGCGCGTGATCTTGCGCGAATCCCCTGGGAAGAGCAGCGGGCGTCTTGGGATCGAGCGCAATCCGACACGAATGCTGAAACTGAAACTGACCAGGTGGGCCAGGACGGCGCAGCAGGGGAGAAGGAGTCACGAGGGCAAGGTGACCGACCCGGAGCGCCGCAGACCCACTCCCGGTCGGTGAGTCGGGCACTTAAGCGGTTTGACGTCGACCCAAGCGCGCTCGCAATTGCATTGCACGGTCAACTTGGGGATGCCGGCGCGCGAACTCTCGCGACACAGCTCCGTAAGCTCGTCAAGCAGTAG
- a CDS encoding putative transcriptional regulator — MSGVSYAQSAGVQKLSSVVFGQKHRLATMAAIAQGDGLVNPSDLAAELNFPAQSALQTPLKDLAEAGLITRQDGMGRVYYRRNPHPIWDAAIELLHQALAADVTAADVKPRA, encoded by the coding sequence ATGTCAGGCGTGTCCTATGCGCAATCGGCGGGAGTGCAGAAGCTCTCCTCGGTTGTCTTTGGGCAGAAACACCGGCTGGCGACGATGGCCGCCATTGCCCAGGGTGACGGCCTAGTCAACCCCAGCGACTTAGCCGCCGAGCTGAACTTTCCTGCGCAGAGCGCACTGCAAACCCCGTTGAAGGACCTCGCTGAGGCTGGCCTCATCACGCGACAAGACGGCATGGGCCGCGTCTACTACCGCAGAAACCCGCATCCAATCTGGGACGCTGCAATCGAGCTGCTACATCAAGCGCTGGCCGCGGACGTCACCGCCGCGGACGTCAAACCCCGGGCGTAG
- the repA gene encoding plasmid replication protein, giving the protein MSTPNVDNSPRAYRGCSTAVRRRGTIRTTPVADVLAIRRGRRMAGRDLPSPAQFVNLELGSDAHAGVACWSGGPTRWAQVTVACAYDQRYPQIREQMTAPVSKRAVVTIAAEMARFADRSTGRNCRPSVATLATRTGFSERTVQRARECLRLLGVATEVVRGRQRTFVERMASWRMGDRSRGWASVWALHDNQQVTRVIHILTPHLERSPLKTAISPLRRLVTTHAGARGARQGVATRRRNIDRNGQRLARTWREHPKAPPWSRKYGTGAWAAVLAAPARAGWTAEDLNAAVSEWLIGGHRISDAPPRPIGLIGAILAAYTAHNELSVRPMAYAEAAAAAEAAQRAERAIQREAERQEHARGREVGREALHGPGRAEVAAVLAAITRRRGR; this is encoded by the coding sequence ATGTCCACCCCGAATGTGGACAATTCGCCCCGTGCATATCGCGGCTGCAGCACCGCCGTGCGTCGCCGCGGCACGATCCGAACCACTCCGGTGGCGGACGTCTTGGCTATCCGTCGTGGTCGCCGTATGGCCGGGCGCGATCTGCCCTCTCCCGCCCAGTTCGTCAACCTCGAACTCGGGTCGGACGCCCATGCCGGCGTCGCGTGCTGGAGCGGAGGCCCTACACGTTGGGCACAGGTCACCGTGGCGTGCGCCTACGACCAGCGGTACCCACAGATCCGGGAACAGATGACGGCGCCGGTCTCCAAGCGAGCCGTGGTAACCATCGCCGCGGAAATGGCGCGCTTCGCTGACCGCAGCACCGGACGAAACTGCCGGCCGAGTGTGGCGACGCTCGCGACGCGGACGGGGTTCTCGGAACGTACTGTTCAGCGGGCGCGGGAGTGCTTACGTCTGCTCGGCGTGGCCACCGAGGTGGTCCGCGGCCGCCAGCGGACGTTCGTGGAGCGGATGGCGTCCTGGCGGATGGGTGATCGATCCCGTGGGTGGGCCTCAGTCTGGGCGTTGCACGACAACCAGCAGGTCACCCGGGTTATCCACATACTGACACCCCACCTGGAACGGTCCCCACTTAAGACAGCTATCTCACCTTTAAGGAGACTGGTTACTACCCACGCGGGCGCCAGAGGCGCCCGGCAAGGCGTCGCTACGCGCCGCCGAAACATCGACAGAAACGGGCAGCGCTTGGCGCGAACGTGGCGCGAGCATCCGAAGGCTCCACCGTGGTCACGCAAGTACGGTACCGGCGCCTGGGCAGCGGTTCTGGCCGCGCCGGCCCGTGCCGGATGGACCGCCGAGGACCTGAACGCGGCTGTGTCGGAATGGCTGATCGGTGGCCACCGGATTTCTGACGCTCCCCCTCGGCCGATCGGGCTGATCGGAGCCATCTTGGCGGCGTACACGGCGCATAACGAGCTGTCGGTGCGGCCTATGGCGTACGCGGAAGCCGCCGCTGCTGCTGAGGCCGCTCAGCGCGCGGAACGGGCTATCCAGCGCGAAGCTGAGCGCCAGGAGCACGCCCGTGGAAGGGAAGTCGGACGGGAAGCACTGCATGGCCCGGGACGCGCTGAGGTCGCCGCAGTGTTGGCGGCAATAACCCGGCGGCGGGGCCGATGA
- a CDS encoding Protein of uncharacterised function (DUF2580) yields MSVVVQVDPSELRRRAEVHAQAIDQIVAARADNERMTTEAQTLGPLYHQVKASVSEVAAKRDAALASEQARHEQMRDALLASAAEYERVEAENRARVTISPSDT; encoded by the coding sequence ATGAGTGTGGTTGTACAGGTCGATCCCTCTGAGCTGCGTCGTCGCGCAGAAGTGCACGCGCAGGCGATCGATCAGATCGTGGCCGCACGCGCCGACAACGAGCGGATGACGACTGAGGCGCAAACCTTGGGCCCGCTGTATCACCAGGTCAAAGCGTCGGTCAGCGAGGTTGCAGCCAAGCGCGACGCCGCGTTGGCCAGCGAGCAGGCTCGGCATGAGCAGATGCGTGACGCCCTGCTGGCCTCGGCAGCTGAGTACGAGCGAGTCGAGGCTGAGAACCGGGCGCGCGTGACCATCAGCCCGTCCGACACTTAA
- a CDS encoding Protein of uncharacterised function (DUF2637), with the protein MTALLSDAACGSLQEDEPRPDRTNGLADGTRPLALNEEQSALSASARHSHQASKLSLVRITRAAAVGITVLVAVFSFALSFSSLADLAARTVWPDKFAWLWPVIIDGTIVLATMALVTFSAYPEQRGPRRYFWALLTVGAAVSVAGNAVHAMLPDGRLPEQPLGSLGAAAVACVPPLALVLVTHGLSILWRFTPYEQPDETAQRREDALALAADRLERWEAVAAAIHERGQITSYPTAKIAAALRLLHDTQPPLALRQIGQRLDLRHDTVARIRDAAKSVLAESTLRPGAARSPISGDVSERSSVDQER; encoded by the coding sequence ATGACGGCATTGCTTAGTGACGCCGCGTGCGGCTCGCTACAGGAGGATGAACCCCGTCCTGACCGCACCAACGGTCTTGCAGACGGCACCAGACCCTTAGCGCTCAACGAGGAGCAATCAGCCTTATCTGCCAGTGCGAGGCACTCCCATCAAGCGTCGAAGCTATCGCTCGTTCGTATAACCCGCGCCGCGGCGGTCGGAATCACCGTCCTAGTTGCAGTTTTCAGCTTCGCGCTTTCATTTTCATCGCTGGCTGATCTCGCGGCTCGCACGGTGTGGCCGGACAAGTTCGCGTGGCTGTGGCCGGTCATCATTGACGGGACGATCGTGCTTGCGACGATGGCGCTGGTGACGTTTTCTGCCTACCCGGAACAGCGCGGACCCCGCCGGTACTTTTGGGCGCTACTAACGGTGGGCGCAGCAGTCAGCGTGGCGGGGAATGCCGTACACGCAATGCTGCCCGACGGCCGGCTGCCCGAGCAGCCATTGGGATCGTTGGGTGCCGCGGCGGTCGCCTGCGTTCCGCCATTGGCGCTGGTACTCGTGACGCACGGGCTTTCCATTTTGTGGCGATTCACGCCCTACGAGCAGCCCGACGAGACTGCCCAACGACGGGAAGACGCCCTAGCCCTAGCGGCTGACCGCCTTGAACGATGGGAAGCCGTGGCCGCAGCAATTCACGAACGCGGGCAAATAACCTCCTATCCCACAGCCAAGATCGCGGCCGCCCTCCGGCTTCTCCACGACACTCAACCGCCCCTTGCGCTGCGTCAGATCGGTCAGCGGCTCGACCTGCGGCACGACACGGTGGCAAGAATCCGAGACGCCGCGAAAAGTGTGCTCGCCGAGAGCACCCTACGACCGGGGGCTGCTCGGTCCCCGATTTCGGGTGACGTTTCCGAGCGGTCGTCAGTAGACCAGGAACGATGA
- the soj_1 gene encoding ATPase involved in chromosome partitioning: MSRVITLLNQKGGVGKSTAAVNLAAVRAERLGKDSPDDADPRVAAVSIDPQGSAAWWASQVSELPFYLIQAHDDPLEHLALLNNLPSIDEVYVDTAGWFDLDPDGSGDGLGSGHSADALRTVLDVSDEVLVPILTEPLCFDPTARTIRKILEPRGLPYRVFINNHDSRDGSYWLNETQEFVRGRGWPLAETVIRHYKIHTNASNDGVVVTQYKKTGKAANAASDYYSLADELMAAEVH, translated from the coding sequence ATGTCCAGAGTCATCACGTTACTTAACCAGAAAGGTGGCGTCGGCAAGAGCACCGCAGCCGTCAACCTCGCCGCAGTTCGCGCTGAGCGCCTAGGTAAGGATTCGCCGGACGATGCCGATCCTCGAGTTGCCGCCGTGTCGATCGACCCGCAGGGTTCCGCCGCATGGTGGGCGAGCCAAGTCAGCGAACTCCCCTTCTATCTGATCCAGGCCCACGACGATCCACTTGAGCATCTGGCGCTGTTGAACAACCTGCCAAGCATCGACGAGGTGTATGTCGACACCGCGGGCTGGTTCGATTTGGACCCCGACGGTTCCGGAGACGGCCTTGGCTCTGGGCACTCCGCAGATGCCCTACGCACCGTGCTCGACGTTTCCGACGAAGTGCTGGTTCCGATTCTGACGGAGCCTCTGTGCTTTGACCCCACCGCACGAACCATCCGCAAGATCTTGGAGCCGCGCGGGCTCCCCTACCGCGTCTTCATCAACAACCACGACAGTCGCGATGGCAGCTACTGGCTCAACGAGACCCAAGAGTTTGTTAGAGGTCGCGGTTGGCCCCTGGCTGAAACCGTGATCCGGCACTACAAAATCCACACGAATGCATCCAACGACGGAGTGGTCGTCACGCAGTACAAGAAGACGGGGAAAGCAGCCAACGCGGCGTCGGACTACTACAGCCTCGCCGACGAGTTGATGGCAGCGGAGGTTCACTGA
- a CDS encoding NLP/P60 protein — MNSSVLAVLPRALGRRLVCILVAFGVVAAPLATDVRADPAADALAELTELSRLAEQTTEQIHTAQIDLDEKLAAQQVAEKGAVSDRMAADAAAADLVRYQAAVDRLAAAAYVGGRTDTLAAALTATSPQDLIDQLAVQKTVASELTVQMAAFRSASARAAATAEGSAKSAAQARTAADEAAAVRTDLEAKQRRMAEQTAAVQARYDALTPDQRAILADPGPAPPPLPSTPPVSDPSIVAMPGPAGGASLGNGVAVVQAALTRVGSPYTWGATGPDAFDCSGLIKWAFLQNGKSLPRSSQALAQGGQPVALSDVQPGDIVTFYADVSHAGIYIGDGLMVHASTYGTPVKVAPISSAPIHNVRRY, encoded by the coding sequence GTGAATTCATCTGTGCTGGCGGTCCTGCCGCGCGCGTTGGGTAGACGGCTCGTCTGCATTTTGGTTGCTTTCGGCGTTGTTGCAGCGCCTTTGGCAACCGATGTCCGCGCTGATCCGGCGGCTGATGCCCTTGCCGAACTGACTGAATTGTCGCGTCTGGCGGAGCAGACCACCGAGCAGATTCACACGGCGCAGATCGACCTTGACGAGAAGCTCGCAGCGCAGCAGGTTGCGGAGAAGGGGGCGGTTTCGGATCGCATGGCCGCGGATGCAGCGGCGGCCGATCTGGTGAGGTATCAGGCTGCCGTCGACAGGTTGGCCGCGGCTGCCTACGTGGGGGGGCGCACGGATACCTTGGCGGCGGCGTTGACGGCGACGTCTCCTCAGGATTTGATCGATCAGCTGGCAGTCCAGAAGACGGTTGCGTCGGAGCTGACTGTGCAGATGGCTGCGTTCCGGTCGGCCAGTGCGCGGGCCGCGGCAACTGCGGAGGGGTCTGCGAAGTCGGCAGCCCAAGCACGGACTGCGGCCGATGAGGCCGCGGCAGTGCGGACCGACCTGGAGGCCAAACAGCGTCGGATGGCGGAGCAGACTGCTGCTGTGCAGGCCCGCTACGACGCTTTGACGCCTGATCAGCGAGCGATTCTGGCTGACCCTGGCCCCGCGCCGCCTCCTTTGCCGTCGACTCCGCCGGTGAGCGATCCGAGCATCGTTGCTATGCCGGGCCCGGCGGGCGGGGCCTCCTTGGGGAACGGTGTTGCGGTGGTCCAGGCGGCGCTGACACGGGTGGGGTCGCCTTATACGTGGGGAGCCACCGGTCCGGATGCGTTCGACTGCTCTGGGCTGATTAAGTGGGCGTTTCTGCAGAACGGCAAGTCGTTGCCTCGGTCGAGTCAGGCGCTTGCGCAGGGCGGGCAGCCGGTGGCGCTTTCAGACGTTCAGCCCGGCGACATCGTGACCTTCTATGCTGACGTGTCTCACGCGGGGATTTACATCGGCGACGGGTTGATGGTGCACGCGTCGACGTACGGAACGCCGGTGAAAGTGGCGCCGATCTCGTCGGCACCGATTCACAACGTGCGGCGGTACTAG
- the yqbO gene encoding cell wall-associated hydrolase, invasion-associated protein, which yields MSLQGLVDATADALGGARELYGPAASASGLPSTSGLQNLKTDLRVSVDTVPATWSGRGGEGYKLTGGGGVAALDNVIGADRGVGPQVVAASNESRDGRAGMNGVVSDTRSGVNAIAPSTDTPAGKQVLVNHLEGQLDRAKALLTKSEQRNVALANMIRSAGGGYGGRPMGGGMSMGGGMGMPMGGGAMSPLGSLSALSGLTRKIPGLSGSSSPRRASATRGAAPDSSAAKIPVGDVSFAGRGTFPKGPAAMSAAINAALDARGVTDPVARTRWHEGYMTLTGRESGHNGNVVNLSDSNAHGAQMADGAPANSSRGPAQCIPTTFAAYHQPGTSTSIYEPVANIAASMNYVMDRYDVRPDGSNLAARVAQTNASASPRGY from the coding sequence ATGTCCTTGCAGGGCTTGGTCGATGCGACCGCAGACGCGCTCGGTGGTGCGCGCGAGTTGTACGGCCCGGCTGCGTCGGCGTCGGGGTTGCCCTCGACGAGTGGGTTGCAGAACCTCAAGACTGATCTGCGGGTGTCGGTGGATACGGTGCCGGCGACCTGGAGTGGTCGTGGGGGAGAGGGCTACAAGCTGACTGGCGGCGGTGGTGTGGCCGCTTTGGACAACGTGATCGGTGCCGATCGGGGGGTGGGCCCGCAGGTGGTGGCGGCGTCGAACGAGTCCCGTGATGGCCGCGCCGGGATGAATGGCGTGGTGAGCGATACCCGGTCGGGGGTCAATGCGATCGCCCCGAGCACTGATACCCCGGCGGGCAAGCAGGTCCTGGTCAATCATCTCGAAGGCCAGCTCGACCGCGCCAAGGCCCTGCTCACCAAATCCGAACAGCGAAACGTCGCGTTGGCGAACATGATTCGTTCTGCTGGTGGTGGTTACGGTGGCCGGCCGATGGGCGGCGGCATGTCGATGGGCGGCGGCATGGGAATGCCCATGGGCGGCGGCGCCATGTCCCCGCTGGGCTCGCTGTCGGCGCTCTCCGGCCTGACCCGCAAGATTCCGGGCCTTTCGGGCTCGTCGTCGCCGCGTCGGGCGTCCGCGACCCGTGGTGCCGCACCGGACTCTTCGGCCGCAAAGATCCCAGTGGGTGACGTCAGTTTCGCCGGGCGCGGCACCTTCCCCAAGGGGCCCGCGGCCATGTCAGCGGCCATCAATGCCGCGCTGGACGCCCGCGGTGTCACCGACCCGGTGGCTCGCACGAGGTGGCACGAAGGCTACATGACGCTCACCGGCCGCGAAAGCGGCCATAACGGCAATGTCGTCAACCTGTCCGACTCCAACGCCCACGGCGCCCAGATGGCTGATGGCGCCCCGGCCAACAGCTCCCGCGGTCCCGCACAGTGCATCCCCACCACCTTCGCCGCCTATCACCAGCCGGGCACCTCGACGAGCATCTACGAACCGGTTGCCAACATCGCCGCCTCGATGAACTACGTCATGGACCGCTACGACGTGAGGCCGGATGGGTCCAACCTTGCCGCCCGGGTGGCCCAGACGAACGCGAGCGCCAGCCCTCGGGGGTACTGA
- a CDS encoding Biofilm regulator BssS, whose translation MATAAEVVAAVDHIMRFKPDWRGTLNDSDFAALNEMYQRAKHHPEEWLSNRDLPTTIDDKYLGALRLDNPTLFDGGKLVDPLGAPPATVPASVDAPPAAPGQAPPAPADDGFSGRAAEASQRVDDALAKNTTALAEADEELVDAVLGAKTGSDEGKAQLQALQAALVDQIHKLGPTLDTPAGQQQLNDFLQSKTQEILGIVKSSGMDAESKAEVLDALSQRYDAVKDSAGSGTGSTDPATTGGNGQSGSGTGGSAGGAPAPADTGTGAGDPLASDPLLDGLASDPLMAGLGGLAGPAMGALSGLPGAMGSMMPGMGGFGGGGGLGDLGGAIGGAIKEAASARPPEDDPAEALKDDPLAATPDGSERDNPEDEKSDEAAADDAKTDDPATEPAAAKPADGAQPQPVAAETGQVPPAQPGPDVSVKLPDGSTVTAESPQLAHAGRLVLEGASLDDAAGQAHITVLPPGAPVNDPVSPSQLRMMDYAQFTDHRVMALGNGKVWLNGQVTPVEEMPTGPNFLGWARPQIQTAPAAPAATVLAGAN comes from the coding sequence ATGGCCACCGCGGCCGAAGTCGTGGCGGCAGTTGACCACATCATGCGGTTCAAGCCTGACTGGCGCGGAACCCTCAACGACTCCGACTTCGCCGCGCTCAACGAGATGTACCAGCGGGCCAAACATCACCCGGAGGAATGGCTGAGCAACCGCGATCTGCCCACCACGATCGACGACAAGTATCTGGGTGCGCTGCGGCTGGACAATCCCACCCTCTTCGATGGGGGGAAGCTGGTCGACCCGCTCGGCGCGCCCCCGGCGACAGTGCCGGCCAGTGTCGACGCCCCGCCTGCCGCGCCTGGCCAGGCCCCCCCAGCGCCTGCCGACGACGGCTTTTCCGGTCGTGCGGCTGAGGCTTCTCAGCGTGTCGATGACGCGTTGGCCAAGAACACGACCGCACTGGCCGAGGCCGACGAAGAACTCGTCGATGCGGTTCTGGGTGCCAAGACCGGATCCGATGAGGGCAAGGCGCAGCTGCAGGCACTGCAAGCTGCACTGGTGGACCAAATCCACAAGCTGGGACCAACTTTGGACACTCCGGCCGGTCAACAGCAGCTCAACGACTTTCTGCAGAGCAAGACTCAAGAAATCCTGGGCATCGTCAAGTCCTCCGGCATGGACGCCGAATCCAAGGCCGAAGTGCTCGATGCGCTTTCGCAGCGCTACGACGCGGTGAAGGACTCGGCTGGTTCCGGTACCGGCTCCACGGACCCGGCCACGACCGGGGGCAACGGCCAAAGCGGTAGCGGCACAGGCGGTTCCGCGGGAGGCGCACCGGCACCGGCCGACACTGGCACCGGGGCTGGCGACCCCCTGGCCAGTGACCCTCTGCTGGATGGGTTGGCCTCTGATCCGCTGATGGCAGGCCTTGGTGGGTTGGCCGGACCGGCGATGGGTGCGCTGTCTGGGCTTCCGGGCGCGATGGGCTCGATGATGCCGGGAATGGGCGGCTTCGGCGGCGGAGGTGGCCTGGGCGATTTGGGCGGGGCGATCGGCGGCGCGATCAAGGAAGCTGCGTCCGCGCGACCGCCTGAGGACGACCCTGCCGAGGCGCTCAAGGATGATCCGCTGGCGGCCACGCCGGACGGTTCTGAGCGGGACAACCCTGAGGATGAAAAGTCCGACGAAGCCGCTGCCGACGACGCCAAGACAGATGACCCGGCGACCGAGCCCGCGGCGGCAAAGCCTGCTGACGGAGCACAGCCTCAGCCGGTAGCCGCTGAAACCGGTCAGGTTCCTCCTGCCCAGCCCGGCCCCGACGTTTCGGTGAAGCTGCCGGACGGATCGACCGTCACCGCAGAGAGCCCGCAGCTGGCCCACGCCGGCCGCCTGGTCCTCGAAGGCGCCAGCCTCGACGACGCGGCCGGACAGGCCCACATCACAGTGCTGCCCCCCGGTGCACCGGTCAACGATCCGGTCTCGCCCAGCCAACTCAGAATGATGGACTACGCCCAGTTCACCGATCACCGCGTGATGGCCCTGGGCAACGGCAAGGTCTGGCTGAACGGACAGGTCACCCCTGTTGAGGAGATGCCCACCGGCCCGAATTTCCTGGGCTGGGCACGTCCGCAGATCCAGACAGCCCCTGCAGCTCCGGCAGCAACCGTGCTGGCGGGGGCCAATTGA
- a CDS encoding putative PPE protein gives MPSSGGPRVDVDFGGMATLAARMTSAAGSLAALAAAPPVHAPLAPDEVSTTAAARLSEHGGVLSSRALDGAAVLTAAAQAVAAVSMDMAEREAANAASLALRGAPAAPVGGPATQAAVKTNAVAPDTPISPMAPRPGEVTAGLIEAGSSSTGTTFHTACQAYQGAFEACAVAARNAESAVAAGITGRTGPQLAASLNKFASWADQMASHSATVAQAAQDHGGRFDRTQQETPRTQAFADTRQSMTRAQMLMMQTGGLMGADQFVRYGNHLQQLDTTATTAGVSYHLGELPQAPPPPPPVTDIVKDGSSTPSEGSGQPGERKPGDGEDQSGAAASSDTGAAASETGGGDPLADPLADPAADPLLAGGEGASPMGGDPMQQMLPMAAMVPSMLAGALGGAMGAVTSVPQQLMGAAQQVMQGAASSLQEEPDLGLDDASLDDAGLSDFGGGLGSGGGGGGGGGMEPAGLDTSLPPGGGALAAASAPTGGAPSLPSSGGAVPPGSPAPAGAGMGGMGMMPPMMGGMGAGGGAGGDRAKPPPDKTVVIPSIPNGEPVKGEVERRQTVSVDNAAATKATPTDRAAPGRPRRRVTMPPDPEGDAK, from the coding sequence ATGCCAAGCAGTGGGGGGCCACGCGTTGATGTCGACTTCGGCGGGATGGCCACGCTCGCCGCGAGGATGACCTCGGCCGCAGGCAGTCTGGCCGCGCTGGCCGCTGCGCCCCCCGTGCACGCCCCGCTGGCGCCAGACGAGGTGTCGACCACGGCGGCGGCGCGGCTCTCCGAGCATGGGGGAGTGCTGTCCAGTCGGGCATTGGATGGTGCGGCAGTCCTCACCGCCGCCGCCCAAGCCGTGGCCGCGGTGAGCATGGACATGGCTGAACGCGAAGCCGCCAATGCCGCATCACTGGCGTTGCGAGGGGCACCCGCGGCACCGGTAGGCGGACCGGCGACCCAGGCTGCAGTCAAGACCAACGCGGTAGCTCCTGACACCCCGATTTCCCCGATGGCCCCGCGACCCGGGGAGGTGACCGCTGGGCTGATCGAGGCGGGCAGCAGCAGCACCGGCACGACCTTTCACACTGCCTGCCAGGCCTACCAGGGCGCTTTTGAGGCGTGCGCCGTCGCTGCCCGAAACGCTGAGAGCGCCGTAGCGGCCGGCATCACCGGGCGAACCGGACCACAGCTGGCGGCCTCGCTGAACAAGTTCGCATCCTGGGCCGATCAGATGGCGTCCCACTCCGCCACGGTCGCCCAAGCCGCACAAGATCACGGTGGCCGCTTTGACCGCACCCAGCAAGAAACTCCGCGCACCCAGGCGTTCGCCGACACGCGGCAGTCCATGACCCGCGCGCAGATGCTGATGATGCAGACCGGCGGCCTGATGGGCGCTGACCAGTTCGTGCGGTACGGCAATCACCTGCAGCAGCTCGACACCACAGCCACCACGGCAGGGGTGTCCTATCACCTAGGCGAGTTGCCCCAAGCTCCGCCGCCACCGCCGCCGGTCACCGACATCGTGAAGGACGGGTCCAGTACGCCGAGCGAAGGGTCCGGGCAACCAGGGGAGCGGAAGCCCGGCGACGGCGAAGATCAGTCCGGCGCAGCTGCGTCGTCAGATACCGGCGCCGCGGCCAGCGAGACCGGGGGCGGCGACCCCTTGGCCGACCCACTGGCCGATCCTGCCGCCGATCCTCTGCTGGCCGGCGGCGAGGGCGCTTCGCCGATGGGCGGTGACCCGATGCAGCAGATGTTGCCGATGGCGGCAATGGTTCCTTCCATGCTCGCAGGCGCTCTCGGTGGCGCCATGGGGGCAGTGACCAGCGTCCCGCAGCAGCTGATGGGCGCCGCTCAGCAGGTCATGCAAGGTGCTGCGTCAAGCCTTCAGGAGGAGCCTGACCTCGGGCTCGACGACGCTTCGCTCGATGACGCAGGACTGTCTGACTTCGGTGGTGGCCTCGGCAGCGGCGGTGGTGGCGGCGGTGGGGGCGGCATGGAGCCAGCCGGTCTCGACACCTCTCTGCCTCCAGGCGGGGGCGCGCTGGCCGCTGCCTCAGCGCCCACCGGTGGGGCACCGTCGCTGCCGTCGAGCGGTGGGGCGGTCCCGCCCGGCTCACCCGCGCCCGCCGGTGCCGGTATGGGCGGGATGGGAATGATGCCGCCGATGATGGGCGGCATGGGTGCCGGTGGCGGCGCTGGTGGCGATCGGGCGAAACCGCCACCGGACAAGACCGTGGTCATCCCCTCCATTCCGAACGGGGAACCGGTCAAAGGTGAAGTTGAGCGCCGCCAAACTGTCAGCGTCGACAACGCCGCCGCAACCAAAGCGACACCTACTGATCGGGCTGCGCCAGGGCGGCCGCGCCGCCGCGTCACAATGCCACCCGATCCCGAAGGGGATGCGAAATGA